From the Musa acuminata AAA Group cultivar baxijiao chromosome BXJ3-7, Cavendish_Baxijiao_AAA, whole genome shotgun sequence genome, one window contains:
- the LOC135642469 gene encoding long chain base biosynthesis protein 2a-like — translation MVRLTYLTALTTFFGYILLIAFGVLRDLVRKLLDWFKSDDLKGYAPICPPFEDFYTRRIYHRIQDCFGRPIASAADAWIDVVERHSNDNDKTLRRTSNTSRCLNLGSYNYLGFAAGDRYCTPRVVESLKKYASGTCSARADAGTTKLHIELEELVARFVGKPSAITFGMGYVTNSSIIPALVGEEGLIVSDSFNHNSIINGARASGATVQVFRHNSPSHLEEVLREQIVKGQPGTHTPWKKILVIVEGIYSMEGEFCKLPEIVAICKKYKAYVYLDEAHSIGAVGKSGRGVCELLGVDPADVDIMMGTFTKSFGSCGGYIAASEEIIQHLKHGCPAHLYATSMSPPAVQQAISAIKVVLGEDGSNRGAKKLARIRESSNYFRSELKKMGFVVLGDNDSPVMAIMLYNLAKLSAFSRACLRQNVAVVIVGYPATPVLLARARICISASHTREDLIKGLKVIGEVGGLVGAKCLPAEPEKAKKMD, via the exons ATGGTGAGGCTGACGTACCTGACTGCGCTCACCACGTTCTTCGGCTACATCCTCCTCATCGCCTTCGGTGTCCTCCGAGACCTCGTCCGCAAGCTCCTCGACTGGTTTAAATCCGACGACCTCAAG GGTTACGCTCCGATATGCCCACCATTTGAGGATTTCTACACCCGCCGAATCTATCACCGTATACAG GACTGCTTTGGTCGACCAATCGCAAGTGCAGCAGATGCTTGGATCGATGTGGTCGAGCGGCATTCAAATGACAACGACAAGACTCTCCG CCGGACCTCGAACACCTCGAGATGCCTCAACCTTGGATCATACAACTACCTTGGTTTTGCAGCAGGAGATCGATACTGCACTCCTCGTGTCGTCGAGTCTCTTAAGAAATATGCATCTGGCACTTGCAGTGCTCGGGCCGACGCAG GCACCACTAAGTTGCATATCGAGCTCGAGGAACTGGTCGCGAGATTTGTCGGAAAGCCATCGGCCATCACTTTTGGCATGGGATATGTGACCAACTCTTCCATAATTCCTGCGCTAGTTGGAGAG GAAGGACTCATCGTTAGTGATTCCTTCAACCATAACTCGATCATCAATGGTGCTCGAGCTTCCGGTGCAACGGTGCAGGTTTTCCGACACAACA GTCCATCGCACTTGGAAGAGGTGCTGAGAGAGCAGATCGTCAAGGGTCAGCCTGGCACTCACACACCATGGAAGAAGATACTTGTCATTGTCGAGGGGATATATAGCATGGAAGGCGAGTTCTGTAAGCTACCTGAGATAGTAGCCATCTGCAAGAAGTACAAG GCGTACGTATACTTGGATGAGGCTCATAGCATCGGAGCGGTGGGCAAATCTGGCAGAGGCGTTTGTGAGCTGCTTGGGGTGGATCCAGCTGACGTTGACATCATGATGGGAACTTTCACCAAGTCTTTTGGATCCTGTGGAGGCTACATTGCAGCATCAGAG GAGATCATCCAACACCTGAAGCACGGTTGCCCTGCTCATCTCTACGCGACTTCCATGTCGCCACCTGCTGTTCAACAAGCCATATCTGCAATCAAGGTTGTTCTCGGAGAAGACGGATCAAACCGAG GAGCTAAGAAACTTGCGCGGATCCGCGAGAGCAGCAACTACTTCCGGTCGGAGCTCAAGAAGATGGGCTTtgtggtgcttggagacaacgacTCGCCGGTCATGGCGATTATGCTCTACAATCTGGCGAAGCTCTCCGCCTTCTCTCGGGCGTGCTTGAGGCAGAAC GTCGCGGTGGTGATCGTGGGGTATCCGGCGACGCCAGTTCTCCTGGCCAGGGCAAGGATCTGCATCTCTGCTTCGCACACCAGAGAAGACCTGATCAAAGGCTTGAAG GTCATCGGCGAAGTTGGTGGCCTTGTGGGGGCGAAATGCCTCCCTGCCGAACCAGAGAAGGCAAAGAAGATGGACTGA
- the LOC103992868 gene encoding NAC domain-containing protein 72 isoform X2, producing MCPSAIESVPVGIDIHSPDEELVLFLDQRKPGDATPDNVVTEVNPFNVEPWNSPENIWYLYHSGAPRSPNGNSEMKVTRSGYWKPTNDLKIYTSTCAIGRKMTLEFYRGKEPFGERTGWVMYEYQAEQHMSNGYNSSKKNYGSLCRVFQQTDRRTNQEEHFFSASAGDSGGEYIERILLTLLEKEEGNSSSRISANNSQTVAEKGQEQSALSSRRPDEPLPENSNENMFGTCDFSNGEFLEINDLYCPEIPSASSDNSSLMSVNSDEFFDTDALLRDIEADHGLGVEEELTYHRFSISGPTESSQVVIRPSPPGSINRTADLVIEDSNPASWLIRNGVTSHPEHSSSTDELWHDGKASTTSKSQGSQANRIADTTHRCRTLKGNGLKSVRKIAKIGRKYCCFGSF from the exons ATGTGCCCTTCTGCAATTGAGTCTGTGCCAGTTGGCATTGACATTCATTCACCTGATGAAGAACTTGTACTGTTCTTGGATCAAAGGAAACCTGGGGATGCCACTCCAGACAATGTTGTCACTGAAGTGAATCCTTTCAACGTTGAACCATGGAATTCTCCTG AAAACATTTGGTATCTGTACCATTCAGGGGCCCCGAGATCTCCTAATGGGAACTCTGAAATGAAAGTAACAAGATCTGGATATTGGAAGCCTACAAATGATCTTAAAATTTATACAAGTACCTGCGCTATTGGTAGAAAAATGACCCTGGAATTTTATAGAGGCAAAGAACCTTTTGGAGAAAGAACTGGGTGGGTGATGTATGAGTATCAGGCGGAACAGCATATGTCAAATGGATATAATTCCTCAAAG AAGAACTATGGTTCCTTGTGTAGAGTCTTTCAGCAAACTGATAGAAGGACAAATCAAGAAGAACATTTTTTTTCTGCTAGTGCAGGTGATTCTGGTGGTGAGTACATAGAACGAATATTGTTGACCCTTCTAGAGAAAGAAGAGGGCAACTCATCCTCGAGGATTTCAGCCAACAATTCCCAG ACTGTCGCTGAGAAAGGTCAGGAGCAATCAGCATTGTCCAGCAGGAGGCCTGATGAGCCTTTACCTGAGAATTCTAATGAGAACATGTTTGGAACTTGTGATTTTTCAAATGGAGAATTCTTGGAGATAAATGATCTATATTGTCCGGAGATACCTTCAGCTAGTTCAGATAATTCTAGCCTCATGTCAGTAAATTCTGATGAATTCTTTGATACTGATGCATTATTGAGGGATATTGAGGCTGACCATGGTCTTGGAGTAGAAGAAGAGCTTACGTATCACAGGTTCAGTATCTCTGGACCTACAGAATCAAGTCAGGTGGTTATCAGGCCTTCCCCACCAG GTTCAATTAATAGAACTGCTGATCTTGTGATTGAAGATAGCAATCCAGCAAGTTGGTTGATTAGAAATGGAGTGACTTCACACCCAGAACATTCCTCATCAACTGATGAGTTGTGGCACGATGGAAAGGCTTCTACAACTAGTAAATCTCAGGGCAGTCAGGCCAACCGAATTGCCGATACCACACATAGATGCAGGACTTTAAAGGGGAATGGATTAAAATCAGTCCGAAAGATTGCAAAGATAGGAAGAAAATACTGTTGCTTCGGATCATTTTGA
- the LOC103992869 gene encoding protein transport protein SEC13 homolog B, which produces MPSQKIETGHQDIVHDVSMDYYGKRLATASSDASIKIIGVSGSSHQHLATLTGHQGPVWQVTWAHPKFGSMLASCSYDGRVIIWKEGSKPDEWSQAHVFTEHKSSVNSIAWAPYELGLRLASGSSDGNISVFTARTDGGWETTRIDQAHPVGVTSVSWAPALAPGALVGSGQFYPVEKLVSGGCDNTVKVWKLYNGIWKMDCFPALQMHADWVRDVAWAPNLGLPKSTIASASQDGTVVIWTVAKEGEQWEGKVLNDFHNPVWRVSWSLTGSILAVADGNNNVTLWKEAVDGEWQQVMTVEP; this is translated from the coding sequence ATGCCTTCCCAGAAGATAGAGACAGGTCACCAGGATATTGTTCATGATGTATCGATGGACTACTACGGCAAGCGCCTGGCCACGGCTTCTTCTGATGCGTCTATTAAGATCATCGGGGTCAGTGGTTCTTCGCACCAGCATCTTGCAACATTGACCGGCCACCAAGGTCCAGTGTGGCAGGTCACTTGGGCCCACCCCAAGTTCGGATCCATGCTGGCCTCTTGCAGCTATGATGGTAGGGTGATCATCTGGAAAGAAGGGAGCAAGCCTGACGAGTGGTCTCAGGCTCATGTTTTCACCGAGCACAAATCCTCTGTCAATTCCATCGCATGGGCGCCATACGAGCTTGGCCTCCGCTTGGCAAGTGGTTCCTCGGATGGGAATATATCGGTCTTCACGGCTCGAACGGATGGTGGCTGGGAAACCACTAGAATTGACCAGGCACACCCAGTTGGTGTGACTTCGGTGTCCTGGGCCCCAGCTTTGGCCCCTGGTGCACTTGTTGGTTCAGGCCAGTTTTATCCTGTCGAAAAGCTCGTCTCTGGTGGCTGTGATAACACGGTTAAAGTGTGGAAACTTTACAATGGTATATGGAAGATGGATTGTTTTCCTGCACTTCAAATGCATGCTGATTGGGTGAGAGATGTGGCTTGGGCACCGAATCTGGGGCTCCCTAAATCTACCATTGCAAGTGCTTCGCAGGATGGCACCGTTGTCATATGGACCGTGGCAAAGGAAGGTGAACAGTGGGAGGGTAAAGTTCTGAATGATTTTCACAATCCTGTGTGGAGGGTTTCTTGGTCACTTACAGGGAGTATATTGGCTGTGGCTGATGGGAACAACAATGTCACCTTGTGGAAAGAAGCAGTAGATGGGGAGTGGCAGCAGGTGATGACAGTTGAGCCTTAG
- the LOC103992868 gene encoding NAC domain-containing protein 72 isoform X1 → MCPSAIESVPVGIDIHSPDEELVLFLDQRKPGDATPDNVVTEVNPFNVEPWNSPENIWYLYHSGAPRSPNGNSEMKVTRSGYWKPTNDLKIYTSTCAIGRKMTLEFYRGKEPFGERTGWVMYEYQAEQHMSNGYNSSKKNYGSLCRVFQQTDRRTNQEEHFFSASAGDSGGEYIERILLTLLEKEEGNSSSRISANNSQTVAEKGQEQSALSSRRPDEPLPENSNENMFGTCDFSNGEFLEINDLYCPEIPSASSDNSSLMSVNSDEFFDTDALLRDIEADHGLGVEEELTYHRFSISGPTESSQVVIRPSPPGISTLVPFHCSSINRTADLVIEDSNPASWLIRNGVTSHPEHSSSTDELWHDGKASTTSKSQGSQANRIADTTHRCRTLKGNGLKSVRKIAKIGRKYCCFGSF, encoded by the exons ATGTGCCCTTCTGCAATTGAGTCTGTGCCAGTTGGCATTGACATTCATTCACCTGATGAAGAACTTGTACTGTTCTTGGATCAAAGGAAACCTGGGGATGCCACTCCAGACAATGTTGTCACTGAAGTGAATCCTTTCAACGTTGAACCATGGAATTCTCCTG AAAACATTTGGTATCTGTACCATTCAGGGGCCCCGAGATCTCCTAATGGGAACTCTGAAATGAAAGTAACAAGATCTGGATATTGGAAGCCTACAAATGATCTTAAAATTTATACAAGTACCTGCGCTATTGGTAGAAAAATGACCCTGGAATTTTATAGAGGCAAAGAACCTTTTGGAGAAAGAACTGGGTGGGTGATGTATGAGTATCAGGCGGAACAGCATATGTCAAATGGATATAATTCCTCAAAG AAGAACTATGGTTCCTTGTGTAGAGTCTTTCAGCAAACTGATAGAAGGACAAATCAAGAAGAACATTTTTTTTCTGCTAGTGCAGGTGATTCTGGTGGTGAGTACATAGAACGAATATTGTTGACCCTTCTAGAGAAAGAAGAGGGCAACTCATCCTCGAGGATTTCAGCCAACAATTCCCAG ACTGTCGCTGAGAAAGGTCAGGAGCAATCAGCATTGTCCAGCAGGAGGCCTGATGAGCCTTTACCTGAGAATTCTAATGAGAACATGTTTGGAACTTGTGATTTTTCAAATGGAGAATTCTTGGAGATAAATGATCTATATTGTCCGGAGATACCTTCAGCTAGTTCAGATAATTCTAGCCTCATGTCAGTAAATTCTGATGAATTCTTTGATACTGATGCATTATTGAGGGATATTGAGGCTGACCATGGTCTTGGAGTAGAAGAAGAGCTTACGTATCACAGGTTCAGTATCTCTGGACCTACAGAATCAAGTCAGGTGGTTATCAGGCCTTCCCCACCAGGTATATCAACTCTGGTCCCCTTCCATTGTA GTTCAATTAATAGAACTGCTGATCTTGTGATTGAAGATAGCAATCCAGCAAGTTGGTTGATTAGAAATGGAGTGACTTCACACCCAGAACATTCCTCATCAACTGATGAGTTGTGGCACGATGGAAAGGCTTCTACAACTAGTAAATCTCAGGGCAGTCAGGCCAACCGAATTGCCGATACCACACATAGATGCAGGACTTTAAAGGGGAATGGATTAAAATCAGTCCGAAAGATTGCAAAGATAGGAAGAAAATACTGTTGCTTCGGATCATTTTGA
- the LOC103992868 gene encoding NAC domain-containing protein 72 isoform X5 has translation MCPSAIESVPVGIDIHSPDEELVLFLDQRKPGDATPDNVVTEVNPFNVEPWNSPENIWYLYHSGAPRSPNGNSEMKVTRSGYWKPTNDLKIYTSTCAIGRKMTLEFYRGKEPFGERTGWVMYEYQAEQHMSNGYNSSKKNYGSLCRVFQQTDRRTNQEEHFFSASAGDSGGEYIERILLTLLEKEEGNSSSRISANNSQTVAEKGQEQSALSSRRPDEPLPENSNENMFGTCDFSNGEFLEINDLYCPEIPSASSDNSSLMSVNSDEFFDTDALLRDIEADHGLGVEEELTYHRFSISGPTESSQVVIRPSPPAISLYSCTQVQLIELLIL, from the exons ATGTGCCCTTCTGCAATTGAGTCTGTGCCAGTTGGCATTGACATTCATTCACCTGATGAAGAACTTGTACTGTTCTTGGATCAAAGGAAACCTGGGGATGCCACTCCAGACAATGTTGTCACTGAAGTGAATCCTTTCAACGTTGAACCATGGAATTCTCCTG AAAACATTTGGTATCTGTACCATTCAGGGGCCCCGAGATCTCCTAATGGGAACTCTGAAATGAAAGTAACAAGATCTGGATATTGGAAGCCTACAAATGATCTTAAAATTTATACAAGTACCTGCGCTATTGGTAGAAAAATGACCCTGGAATTTTATAGAGGCAAAGAACCTTTTGGAGAAAGAACTGGGTGGGTGATGTATGAGTATCAGGCGGAACAGCATATGTCAAATGGATATAATTCCTCAAAG AAGAACTATGGTTCCTTGTGTAGAGTCTTTCAGCAAACTGATAGAAGGACAAATCAAGAAGAACATTTTTTTTCTGCTAGTGCAGGTGATTCTGGTGGTGAGTACATAGAACGAATATTGTTGACCCTTCTAGAGAAAGAAGAGGGCAACTCATCCTCGAGGATTTCAGCCAACAATTCCCAG ACTGTCGCTGAGAAAGGTCAGGAGCAATCAGCATTGTCCAGCAGGAGGCCTGATGAGCCTTTACCTGAGAATTCTAATGAGAACATGTTTGGAACTTGTGATTTTTCAAATGGAGAATTCTTGGAGATAAATGATCTATATTGTCCGGAGATACCTTCAGCTAGTTCAGATAATTCTAGCCTCATGTCAGTAAATTCTGATGAATTCTTTGATACTGATGCATTATTGAGGGATATTGAGGCTGACCATGGTCTTGGAGTAGAAGAAGAGCTTACGTATCACAGGTTCAGTATCTCTGGACCTACAGAATCAAGTCAGGTGGTTATCAGGCCTTCCCCACCAG CTATCAGTCTGTATTCTTGTACACAGGTTCAATTAATAGAACTGCTGATCTTGTGA
- the LOC103992868 gene encoding NAC domain-containing protein 72 isoform X4 translates to MCPSAIESVPVGIDIHSPDEELVLFLDQRKPGDATPDNVVTEVNPFNVEPWNSPENIWYLYHSGAPRSPNGNSEMKVTRSGYWKPTNDLKIYTSTCAIGRKMTLEFYRGKEPFGERTGWVMYEYQAEQHMSNGYNSSKKNYGSLCRVFQQTDRRTNQEEHFFSASAGDSGGEYIERILLTLLEKEEGNSSSRISANNSQTVAEKGQEQSALSSRRPDEPLPENSNENMFGTCDFSNGEFLEINDLYCPEIPSASSDNSSLMSVNSDEFFDTDALLRDIEADHGLGVEEELTYHRFSISGPTESSQVVIRPSPPDSNPASWLIRNGVTSHPEHSSSTDELWHDGKASTTSKSQGSQANRIADTTHRCRTLKGNGLKSVRKIAKIGRKYCCFGSF, encoded by the exons ATGTGCCCTTCTGCAATTGAGTCTGTGCCAGTTGGCATTGACATTCATTCACCTGATGAAGAACTTGTACTGTTCTTGGATCAAAGGAAACCTGGGGATGCCACTCCAGACAATGTTGTCACTGAAGTGAATCCTTTCAACGTTGAACCATGGAATTCTCCTG AAAACATTTGGTATCTGTACCATTCAGGGGCCCCGAGATCTCCTAATGGGAACTCTGAAATGAAAGTAACAAGATCTGGATATTGGAAGCCTACAAATGATCTTAAAATTTATACAAGTACCTGCGCTATTGGTAGAAAAATGACCCTGGAATTTTATAGAGGCAAAGAACCTTTTGGAGAAAGAACTGGGTGGGTGATGTATGAGTATCAGGCGGAACAGCATATGTCAAATGGATATAATTCCTCAAAG AAGAACTATGGTTCCTTGTGTAGAGTCTTTCAGCAAACTGATAGAAGGACAAATCAAGAAGAACATTTTTTTTCTGCTAGTGCAGGTGATTCTGGTGGTGAGTACATAGAACGAATATTGTTGACCCTTCTAGAGAAAGAAGAGGGCAACTCATCCTCGAGGATTTCAGCCAACAATTCCCAG ACTGTCGCTGAGAAAGGTCAGGAGCAATCAGCATTGTCCAGCAGGAGGCCTGATGAGCCTTTACCTGAGAATTCTAATGAGAACATGTTTGGAACTTGTGATTTTTCAAATGGAGAATTCTTGGAGATAAATGATCTATATTGTCCGGAGATACCTTCAGCTAGTTCAGATAATTCTAGCCTCATGTCAGTAAATTCTGATGAATTCTTTGATACTGATGCATTATTGAGGGATATTGAGGCTGACCATGGTCTTGGAGTAGAAGAAGAGCTTACGTATCACAGGTTCAGTATCTCTGGACCTACAGAATCAAGTCAGGTGGTTATCAGGCCTTCCCCACCAG ATAGCAATCCAGCAAGTTGGTTGATTAGAAATGGAGTGACTTCACACCCAGAACATTCCTCATCAACTGATGAGTTGTGGCACGATGGAAAGGCTTCTACAACTAGTAAATCTCAGGGCAGTCAGGCCAACCGAATTGCCGATACCACACATAGATGCAGGACTTTAAAGGGGAATGGATTAAAATCAGTCCGAAAGATTGCAAAGATAGGAAGAAAATACTGTTGCTTCGGATCATTTTGA
- the LOC103992868 gene encoding NAC domain-containing protein 72 isoform X3, producing the protein MCPSAIESVPVGIDIHSPDEELVLFLDQRKPGDATPDNVVTEVNPFNVEPWNSPENIWYLYHSGAPRSPNGNSEMKVTRSGYWKPTNDLKIYTSTCAIGRKMTLEFYRGKEPFGERTGWVMYEYQAEQHMSNGYNSSKKNYGSLCRVFQQTDRRTNQEEHFFSASAGDSGGEYIERILLTLLEKEEGNSSSRISANNSQTVAEKGQEQSALSSRRPDEPLPENSNENMFGTCDFSNGEFLEINDLYCPEIPSASSDNSSLMSVNSDEFFDTDALLRDIEADHGLGVEEELTYHRFSISGPTESSQVVIRPSPPGISTLVPFHCNSNPASWLIRNGVTSHPEHSSSTDELWHDGKASTTSKSQGSQANRIADTTHRCRTLKGNGLKSVRKIAKIGRKYCCFGSF; encoded by the exons ATGTGCCCTTCTGCAATTGAGTCTGTGCCAGTTGGCATTGACATTCATTCACCTGATGAAGAACTTGTACTGTTCTTGGATCAAAGGAAACCTGGGGATGCCACTCCAGACAATGTTGTCACTGAAGTGAATCCTTTCAACGTTGAACCATGGAATTCTCCTG AAAACATTTGGTATCTGTACCATTCAGGGGCCCCGAGATCTCCTAATGGGAACTCTGAAATGAAAGTAACAAGATCTGGATATTGGAAGCCTACAAATGATCTTAAAATTTATACAAGTACCTGCGCTATTGGTAGAAAAATGACCCTGGAATTTTATAGAGGCAAAGAACCTTTTGGAGAAAGAACTGGGTGGGTGATGTATGAGTATCAGGCGGAACAGCATATGTCAAATGGATATAATTCCTCAAAG AAGAACTATGGTTCCTTGTGTAGAGTCTTTCAGCAAACTGATAGAAGGACAAATCAAGAAGAACATTTTTTTTCTGCTAGTGCAGGTGATTCTGGTGGTGAGTACATAGAACGAATATTGTTGACCCTTCTAGAGAAAGAAGAGGGCAACTCATCCTCGAGGATTTCAGCCAACAATTCCCAG ACTGTCGCTGAGAAAGGTCAGGAGCAATCAGCATTGTCCAGCAGGAGGCCTGATGAGCCTTTACCTGAGAATTCTAATGAGAACATGTTTGGAACTTGTGATTTTTCAAATGGAGAATTCTTGGAGATAAATGATCTATATTGTCCGGAGATACCTTCAGCTAGTTCAGATAATTCTAGCCTCATGTCAGTAAATTCTGATGAATTCTTTGATACTGATGCATTATTGAGGGATATTGAGGCTGACCATGGTCTTGGAGTAGAAGAAGAGCTTACGTATCACAGGTTCAGTATCTCTGGACCTACAGAATCAAGTCAGGTGGTTATCAGGCCTTCCCCACCAGGTATATCAACTCTGGTCCCCTTCCATTGTA ATAGCAATCCAGCAAGTTGGTTGATTAGAAATGGAGTGACTTCACACCCAGAACATTCCTCATCAACTGATGAGTTGTGGCACGATGGAAAGGCTTCTACAACTAGTAAATCTCAGGGCAGTCAGGCCAACCGAATTGCCGATACCACACATAGATGCAGGACTTTAAAGGGGAATGGATTAAAATCAGTCCGAAAGATTGCAAAGATAGGAAGAAAATACTGTTGCTTCGGATCATTTTGA